From the genome of Candidatus Electrothrix communis, one region includes:
- a CDS encoding NAD(P)/FAD-dependent oxidoreductase produces the protein MITKCCPGLYLAGELLDLQADTGGYNLQAAFSTGWLAGNSAAEYCNE, from the coding sequence GTGATAACTAAATGCTGCCCCGGTCTCTATCTGGCCGGAGAGCTACTTGACCTCCAGGCGGATACCGGGGGATATAATCTCCAGGCCGCTTTTTCTACGGGCTGGTTGGCAGGGAATTCCGCAGCGGAATATTGCAACGAATAA